A region from the Stygiolobus caldivivus genome encodes:
- a CDS encoding thermopsin family protease, whose translation MNGVLFKRITLIMLAIILLGIAQLMTYSQVTPPSPAVGIVDEGEAPVSGQGIVTYSYTSSNVGGIFTLNSAQTSGPFSLQLNSVIALSNGQYYWSNDVALIKNVGGNTYQITIEDYLWNFSAPYSSINQGLIRGSGGVETYNGIQFYYYSYNTYTVSSPFTLLLETAAIMGYQGYPVVFQYFELLNSNGSEVAGGTFDTIELFVPSSSAYIVVGGTNPTGSGNYLSFVIGGPVYGTELGTTVDIYSWSASMSMAYLSNSGSTFYNVPGGYSTTYEALSGVSTSQGIVESFSGEQVAQTAGQTRSEFLWTVSSFIKAFGNNVYITTIPGGADWVLSVSGPESFSKNLINSTTELSLPDGSYSLSLSLNVQGNTLYSTSYSVSLPYAVEVRVISPVPTYRANGVPENVNTTLSLPVPSVLQFNETYYLSNTERYFLRGVEVNGAFYPNTTIYLTTAGFYTITPQYVLQYYLNVPFQVKAYVNNALMTIGSGWYDAGTTIQVPPQNVSVNGALYEIQGTTFVVDSPDFSLPFEIYYYVSVSQPIPANVNGLNQTISSGYFKEGTTITIYKYYYINSSARYEINANQYQITVRAPVSLTASTQLQYLVTLNLPNGTVTEWITQGSIPTIPSIIQISSNERYALAQSVTEGINAPTTITPQYTTQYLVTVELPNGTTRLWVTQGSTYDLSTTIQINSTTRYLLLSQQEYTINSPQTLTPDYVTQYLVTLNLPNGTVTEWVTQGSIPTVPSIIQISSDERYYLNTTLSPVYGSETITPPYVVQYLVTIGDSQEWVSQGSKIPLNQPNPNPFVNVYWQGNVSAPNGQYIQVSGPISERPVYAINVLSILLLAVPFGAAGIGGYLVYNKRKEVVLSFDIPEGLASTIRVKVNGDEMVLKGRTLRVRRGSQVEVDDVVHENTVLTPVMRNFVAGKSMRVGFQQRTLDLSKFDPGLWVGRRIDSYTVDSVIGEGGTSYVLKVIGADNNVYAMKVMKVVPTPGSTMTMGMRNFQELYKELNNLIELSTKTDAVVKVVGGKVDFPTLMNIMKGNVELYLTSPPYLVMEYMSGGTLSKLMGNPNVRNSSVWEKIVVRVVYDVVRALYFVHSQGYVHLDVKPHNVFFTKYPGDVGDEVYNNLVNGNTQVKLGDLGSAVKVGNPVTQLTLEYCAPEQLVNPAHPSMDIYAVGSMAYALLTGKYFNDVTLVNKAFNELSTPAFQNTYNELLKRVTEKWASLPDDGLMGIIKKMLNPDPAQRPTASEVANMLYSYLTG comes from the coding sequence ATGAATGGAGTACTATTTAAAAGAATAACCCTAATTATGTTAGCCATTATACTCCTAGGAATAGCCCAACTAATGACGTACTCACAAGTGACCCCACCGTCTCCCGCGGTAGGCATAGTAGACGAAGGGGAAGCCCCGGTGAGCGGGCAAGGGATCGTAACGTACTCGTACACTTCGTCTAACGTAGGCGGTATTTTTACTCTCAACTCAGCACAGACCAGCGGGCCGTTCTCCCTACAGTTAAACTCCGTAATCGCGCTAAGTAACGGCCAGTACTACTGGTCTAATGACGTCGCCCTGATAAAAAATGTAGGGGGTAACACCTACCAGATAACTATAGAGGACTACTTGTGGAACTTTTCTGCACCCTACTCCAGTATAAACCAAGGACTGATAAGGGGTTCGGGGGGCGTGGAGACCTATAACGGGATACAGTTCTATTACTATTCCTATAACACTTATACTGTTAGTTCACCCTTCACGTTACTACTCGAGACCGCTGCGATAATGGGTTACCAAGGTTACCCGGTAGTGTTCCAGTACTTCGAACTGTTGAACAGTAATGGCAGTGAAGTCGCTGGCGGTACATTTGATACGATTGAACTGTTTGTCCCTTCTTCCAGTGCGTACATCGTAGTAGGGGGCACTAACCCTACCGGTAGCGGTAATTATTTGTCATTCGTCATAGGTGGTCCGGTATATGGGACAGAGTTAGGGACTACGGTGGACATATATTCGTGGAGCGCCTCCATGAGTATGGCCTATTTATCCAATTCTGGGAGTACCTTCTACAACGTGCCCGGAGGATATTCCACTACCTACGAAGCACTATCTGGAGTTTCGACTTCCCAAGGCATAGTCGAGTCCTTTAGCGGTGAACAAGTAGCACAGACGGCCGGACAAACACGGTCAGAATTTTTATGGACCGTGTCTTCGTTTATCAAAGCCTTCGGGAATAACGTCTATATAACTACAATCCCCGGCGGGGCAGACTGGGTGTTGAGCGTTTCAGGCCCAGAAAGCTTCTCAAAGAATTTAATAAACTCTACTACAGAACTGTCCTTACCCGACGGCTCTTACTCGTTATCCCTATCACTTAACGTCCAAGGTAATACCTTGTACTCAACGTCTTACTCCGTCTCATTACCTTATGCAGTAGAGGTAAGGGTTATCTCTCCCGTGCCCACTTACCGTGCTAACGGGGTGCCGGAAAACGTAAACACTACGTTATCCTTACCCGTACCCTCAGTACTCCAATTCAACGAGACATATTACTTGTCTAATACAGAACGTTATTTCCTCCGAGGCGTGGAAGTAAACGGGGCGTTTTATCCCAATACGACGATATATTTGACTACTGCGGGGTTCTACACTATAACCCCCCAATATGTACTGCAATACTACTTAAACGTACCGTTCCAAGTCAAGGCCTACGTCAATAACGCCTTGATGACCATAGGGTCTGGCTGGTATGACGCAGGGACTACTATACAAGTCCCCCCACAGAACGTAAGCGTTAACGGGGCCCTTTATGAAATACAAGGGACTACTTTCGTAGTGGACTCACCGGACTTCTCGCTACCCTTTGAAATCTACTATTACGTCAGTGTGTCACAGCCAATACCGGCAAACGTAAACGGCCTCAACCAGACCATCTCCTCCGGGTATTTTAAAGAAGGCACCACAATCACAATCTACAAATACTACTACATCAACTCATCCGCTAGATACGAAATAAACGCCAACCAATACCAGATAACAGTAAGAGCCCCCGTTAGCCTCACAGCCTCCACTCAACTCCAGTACCTAGTCACACTTAACCTACCCAACGGTACCGTCACGGAGTGGATCACACAAGGCTCAATACCCACGATACCCTCGATAATACAAATATCCAGCAACGAACGTTACGCCTTAGCCCAAAGCGTCACCGAAGGGATTAACGCCCCCACCACCATCACACCCCAATACACCACACAATACCTCGTGACGGTAGAACTCCCCAACGGCACGACCCGCTTATGGGTCACACAAGGCTCAACATACGACCTATCCACGACAATACAAATAAACTCCACCACAAGGTACCTACTACTCTCCCAACAAGAGTACACCATAAACTCCCCACAAACCCTAACACCCGACTACGTCACCCAATACCTTGTTACACTTAACCTACCCAACGGTACCGTCACGGAGTGGGTCACACAAGGCTCAATACCCACTGTACCCTCGATAATACAAATATCTAGCGACGAAAGGTACTACCTCAACACGACACTAAGCCCCGTGTACGGGAGCGAGACGATAACCCCACCGTACGTCGTACAGTACTTAGTCACAATAGGGGACAGCCAAGAATGGGTATCACAAGGCTCAAAAATACCACTAAACCAGCCCAACCCCAACCCCTTCGTTAACGTCTACTGGCAAGGCAACGTCAGCGCCCCTAACGGGCAATACATACAAGTCAGCGGGCCCATATCGGAGAGGCCAGTATACGCCATAAACGTCCTGAGCATACTGCTCCTCGCAGTCCCGTTCGGGGCTGCAGGCATAGGGGGTTACCTAGTGTACAACAAGAGGAAGGAAGTAGTACTCTCCTTCGACATACCGGAAGGTCTCGCTTCAACTATCAGGGTCAAGGTAAATGGGGACGAGATGGTACTCAAAGGGAGGACACTGAGGGTCAGGAGGGGTAGTCAAGTGGAAGTAGATGACGTCGTCCACGAAAATACTGTGTTGACCCCGGTCATGAGGAACTTCGTTGCAGGGAAGTCCATGAGGGTAGGGTTCCAACAGAGGACTCTCGACTTGTCCAAGTTCGACCCCGGACTATGGGTAGGGAGGAGGATAGACTCCTACACTGTAGACAGTGTCATAGGTGAAGGGGGGACCAGCTACGTATTAAAGGTCATAGGTGCGGACAACAACGTGTACGCCATGAAGGTCATGAAGGTAGTCCCTACACCGGGGAGCACGATGACGATGGGCATGAGGAACTTCCAGGAGCTGTATAAAGAGCTTAACAACTTGATTGAACTGTCGACTAAGACGGACGCTGTAGTTAAGGTAGTCGGGGGTAAGGTCGACTTCCCTACCCTGATGAACATAATGAAAGGTAACGTGGAGTTGTACTTGACTTCCCCGCCCTACTTGGTCATGGAGTACATGAGCGGGGGTACTTTGTCTAAGTTAATGGGCAACCCCAATGTCAGGAACTCTAGTGTGTGGGAGAAGATAGTGGTCAGGGTGGTGTATGACGTGGTAAGGGCCTTGTATTTCGTCCACTCCCAAGGGTATGTACACTTAGACGTGAAGCCGCATAACGTGTTCTTTACTAAGTACCCCGGTGACGTGGGTGATGAGGTGTATAACAACCTAGTTAACGGGAACACTCAGGTGAAGCTTGGTGACCTGGGTAGTGCGGTTAAGGTGGGTAACCCGGTGACACAGCTGACTTTGGAGTACTGTGCACCGGAGCAGTTGGTGAACCCGGCGCACCCGAGTATGGACATTTATGCTGTGGGGAGTATGGCTTATGCCCTGCTCACGGGTAAGTACTTTAACGACGTGACCTTGGTCAATAAAGCGTTTAATGAGCTTTCGACGCCAGCTTTCCAGAACACTTATAATGAGTTGTTGAAGAGGGTGACGGAGAAGTGGGCGTCGTTACCTGATGACGGCTTGATGGGGATTATAAAGAAGATGTTGAACCCCGACCCTGCTCAGAGGCCTACGGCGTCGGAGGTGGCCAACATGTTATACTCGTACTTGACGGGGTGA
- a CDS encoding metallophosphoesterase: MTGDEVEKILESAKDIFRQQGSYIGKVNAERVLFIGDTHGAVNVTDVAKYYYDKVDLMVFLGDYVDRQPPNGIENLLTVLNLLVNDGGRKVIVLRGNHESPLTNYYYGFYREVKEKLGEGYYPKFVDLFSLMPVSVTVNGYFCTHGGLPGLYNSNGEMELGIYSEDDLYGLPKGDIIPDDPILFQLLWNDPNSAIDYFSLNKRGEGVFYFGRKVTEDFLVRTNFKGVIRAHETADGFKVDHNGRVITVFSSIYHKQRAGLLFLNNVGEFSRLYISQDGSAQIVQGLY, translated from the coding sequence GTGACGGGAGACGAGGTAGAGAAAATATTAGAAAGTGCTAAGGACATATTCAGGCAACAAGGGAGCTATATCGGGAAAGTTAACGCTGAAAGGGTACTTTTCATAGGGGACACCCACGGTGCGGTCAACGTCACAGACGTCGCTAAATACTATTATGACAAAGTCGACCTGATGGTGTTCTTAGGGGACTACGTGGACAGGCAACCGCCCAACGGGATCGAGAACCTGCTCACGGTACTCAACCTTTTGGTCAACGACGGGGGTAGAAAGGTAATCGTCCTGAGGGGTAACCACGAGAGCCCCCTCACCAACTACTACTACGGTTTTTATAGGGAAGTAAAGGAAAAACTCGGTGAAGGTTATTACCCTAAATTCGTAGATCTGTTCTCGTTGATGCCCGTAAGCGTGACAGTCAACGGTTATTTCTGCACCCACGGTGGGCTGCCCGGGCTCTACAACAGCAACGGTGAAATGGAGTTGGGGATATACAGTGAAGACGACTTGTATGGACTGCCTAAAGGCGACATAATCCCCGACGACCCGATACTTTTTCAACTTCTGTGGAACGACCCAAACAGTGCCATAGACTACTTCTCGCTAAATAAGAGGGGAGAGGGGGTCTTCTACTTCGGCAGGAAGGTGACAGAAGACTTCTTAGTGAGGACTAACTTCAAGGGTGTGATAAGGGCTCATGAGACTGCTGACGGGTTTAAGGTAGACCATAACGGGAGGGTGATTACGGTGTTTTCGAGCATTTATCACAAACAGAGGGCGGGGCTATTATTTTTAAACAATGTCGGCGAGTTCTCTAGACTGTATATAAGCCAAGACGGGAGCGCACAAATAGTCCAAGGGCTTTACTAA
- a CDS encoding serine/threonine-protein kinase has product MENKTIYGLNFLFIILLYTWAFFVAVFYNLFTLFLFYTFTLLFLVLPLYIVKSKATIYVLSLTYFYPFIYGFLTFTDPTIVFNVLVLELVFSVFGLIPGFMILYRGKGSKSKVVNGIGILFTLIEAFFNLEYEASNIPGFYYSTYVSFEVMAALSPLFLVAVFSTIRVLPMVKRKDQAYYYPPTQQQPVTQQYYPPNVQQPVTQQYPAPQQYPPQVPTQPPYRPNPRAAVLIYRGLPPNCRPRISIKGNLYVPRVYYQGDYIFELPTDIVLIVGNIKCQNMIYIPDEMRVSVKVGRVTVINFRPVIPLQQGTGQAPLQAPSVALMKRSLTDWDPNVWVNRNLSVYKIEKVIGEGGNGYVLKGSYSGKYFAVKVLKLYGGSPEEYFKDLATEASNLVNLSNHKNIVKVYAVNVDSFVIDEILKGKVETYVVNPPMIVMEFMEGGTLKDLLENDMFYYSSKWQRVALKATCEVAQALDYIHSQGFVHMDVKPHNIFLTVKPRDSTELETLGFKLGDLGSAVRINGKIKQVTPEYSPPEVFETTAKPYFDVFALGMTAYVLLTRKVDRPDLQEMIDAIDCYVKNDMVCVRDLINNSKNKLATWTISIDPKVDQLLRHMLTADPLKRPTAKDVVDMIRRIDPTIC; this is encoded by the coding sequence ATGGAAAATAAAACTATATATGGTTTAAATTTCCTTTTTATCATATTATTGTATACGTGGGCGTTTTTTGTAGCTGTATTTTATAATTTATTCACCTTATTCTTATTTTATACTTTTACGCTCCTCTTCTTAGTCTTACCCTTGTATATAGTAAAAAGTAAGGCTACGATCTACGTTCTCTCTCTTACCTACTTCTATCCATTTATTTACGGGTTCTTAACATTTACAGATCCTACCATCGTATTTAACGTATTAGTATTGGAGCTTGTCTTTTCCGTTTTCGGTCTCATACCCGGTTTTATGATCTTGTATAGAGGTAAGGGCTCTAAAAGTAAGGTCGTTAACGGGATTGGTATCTTATTTACACTAATTGAGGCATTTTTCAACTTAGAATATGAAGCCTCCAATATACCTGGCTTTTATTATAGTACGTATGTTTCGTTTGAAGTCATGGCCGCGTTAAGCCCCTTATTCCTCGTGGCCGTGTTCAGCACTATTAGGGTCCTACCTATGGTCAAACGGAAGGACCAAGCGTATTATTACCCACCTACCCAACAACAGCCAGTTACACAACAGTACTACCCACCTAATGTACAGCAACCAGTTACACAACAATACCCAGCTCCCCAGCAATACCCCCCTCAGGTACCAACACAACCACCTTATAGGCCCAATCCGCGGGCAGCTGTCCTCATATACAGGGGGCTACCCCCGAACTGCCGACCGAGGATATCCATTAAGGGGAACTTGTACGTACCGCGTGTATATTACCAAGGGGACTATATCTTCGAGTTACCGACAGACATTGTGCTGATCGTGGGGAATATAAAATGTCAGAACATGATATACATACCGGACGAGATGAGGGTGAGCGTTAAGGTCGGCAGGGTCACGGTTATAAATTTCAGGCCCGTAATACCCCTACAACAGGGCACGGGCCAAGCCCCGTTACAAGCCCCTTCAGTAGCCCTCATGAAGAGGAGCCTGACGGACTGGGACCCCAACGTCTGGGTAAACCGTAACCTTTCGGTATACAAGATAGAAAAAGTCATCGGGGAGGGGGGTAACGGTTACGTATTAAAGGGTAGCTATTCCGGTAAATACTTTGCCGTCAAAGTCCTGAAACTTTACGGCGGTAGCCCAGAAGAGTATTTTAAGGACTTAGCCACTGAGGCGTCAAATTTAGTGAACTTGTCGAACCACAAGAACATAGTGAAGGTCTACGCTGTCAACGTCGACTCATTCGTAATAGACGAGATATTAAAAGGTAAAGTGGAGACATATGTAGTTAACCCGCCCATGATAGTTATGGAGTTCATGGAAGGCGGAACCTTGAAGGACTTATTGGAAAACGACATGTTTTATTATAGTTCCAAATGGCAGAGGGTCGCCTTGAAGGCCACGTGCGAGGTCGCACAAGCCTTAGACTATATACACTCTCAAGGCTTCGTTCACATGGACGTTAAACCGCATAACATATTCCTTACTGTTAAGCCTAGAGACTCAACAGAACTCGAAACTTTGGGCTTTAAGCTTGGTGACTTGGGTAGTGCAGTGAGGATTAACGGTAAGATAAAGCAAGTGACCCCCGAATACTCCCCACCGGAAGTGTTTGAGACCACCGCAAAACCGTACTTTGACGTCTTCGCGTTAGGGATGACCGCTTATGTGCTTTTGACGAGGAAAGTCGATAGGCCTGACTTACAGGAGATGATCGACGCGATCGACTGCTATGTGAAAAACGACATGGTCTGCGTAAGGGATCTAATAAACAACAGCAAGAACAAGCTAGCTACGTGGACTATAAGTATAGACCCTAAGGTAGACCAGTTACTAAGGCATATGCTCACGGCCGACCCGTTAAAAAGGCCTACTGCTAAAGACGTAGTGGACATGATAAGGAGGATAGACCCTACTATTTGTTGA
- a CDS encoding conjugative plasmid protein (pARN3), with protein sequence MRGFSRNELVILNPMQRKSDLITARVFTPLYAAADDGIYVVNRKGLLTRYGPKAILTYLVGGFGALILFSGLMTALNPYTSMTGLTSEDGLLAAVIGGLMVYFARRYARKLDVKLDAEKGVEGRLVVPWSAVKTISVMNVRQEIVTNRPGAYWPVYKEIGDWHVLTTYGGEIVIPGVDDPFNKLNYVKSRFNLSF encoded by the coding sequence ATGAGGGGGTTTAGCCGTAATGAACTGGTAATATTAAACCCTATGCAGAGGAAGAGCGACCTAATTACTGCTAGGGTGTTCACCCCGCTGTATGCTGCTGCAGACGACGGGATATATGTGGTAAACAGAAAGGGGCTGTTGACTAGGTACGGCCCAAAGGCTATATTGACTTATTTGGTAGGAGGCTTCGGGGCCCTCATACTCTTTTCGGGGCTAATGACGGCTTTAAACCCGTATACGTCGATGACGGGGCTTACCAGTGAGGACGGGTTATTAGCAGCGGTAATAGGCGGGCTCATGGTGTATTTCGCTAGGAGATACGCTAGGAAATTGGACGTGAAGCTGGACGCGGAAAAAGGTGTTGAAGGGAGGCTCGTAGTGCCGTGGAGCGCAGTGAAGACGATAAGCGTAATGAACGTTAGGCAAGAAATCGTCACAAACCGCCCCGGCGCGTATTGGCCCGTTTATAAGGAAATAGGGGACTGGCACGTACTGACTACATACGGAGGGGAGATAGTAATCCCAGGTGTGGACGACCCTTTTAATAAACTGAACTACGTGAAGAGCAGGTTTAACTTAAGCTTCTAA
- a CDS encoding PaREP1 family protein: MYEVIDYKSDPRAYVYVKMLEALNEAKLSLEMLKRGMLTNASAKAFMAVKAIVSALVVKNLDKVLQSKPEKEKEWYERVGYSAPTTGLIGISYDLEKLGYDVQLAVKTALLLHSFSYNGFDPNFVNYRDRREVERDIVTVIQFIKSSKKYFEDIWDEKLEKELKELEQ, translated from the coding sequence GTGTACGAGGTAATAGATTATAAGTCAGACCCCAGAGCTTACGTTTATGTAAAAATGCTAGAAGCACTCAATGAGGCTAAGTTGTCTTTAGAAATGCTCAAAAGGGGGATGTTGACAAACGCTTCGGCAAAGGCTTTCATGGCTGTAAAGGCTATAGTCAGTGCGTTAGTCGTGAAAAACCTTGATAAGGTATTACAGTCAAAGCCCGAAAAAGAAAAAGAATGGTACGAGAGAGTAGGTTACTCAGCCCCCACTACGGGCCTAATAGGGATCTCTTATGACCTAGAGAAACTAGGGTATGACGTACAGTTAGCAGTTAAAACCGCGTTATTACTTCACTCCTTCTCCTATAACGGGTTCGACCCAAACTTCGTGAATTATAGGGATAGACGGGAAGTGGAAAGGGACATAGTCACAGTTATACAGTTTATCAAATCGAGTAAGAAGTACTTTGAGGACATATGGGACGAGAAACTGGAAAAGGAGCTAAAGGAGTTAGAGCAGTAA
- a CDS encoding thermopsin family protease yields the protein MRRLIVLILVLSSLFSLFTTINSLSYVISCHIVDLPPGYFECIYQYVNNGLYVVYYSTAPVYFAVQTVSGYTAFSTQGTSYYGYISLPEGEYKVLFVNNMTDSNVTIQVYLGDGRPYPTGIADYGIDASNGVARPYVEKFNGVVGVAQVYSISAYNASINSYGASLQLNTVLQVNTVQGSQEYWLQNVVQFSTNTSQYRVVDNVWNYTSYPSVLNSSAITGEGTVASTLEGTHLNYYYVYSTNWFNTTYPLYTALLIKVATVPQGVRVVFSYLNGTSFTDYDNVTIKVGGVTSAYLLVDGYNTTGSGNAYDTELVFGGECNGEITQFDQINATIYMFYLNNTGVLTPKSLSPFGLDTAEASDNLFTVPYQGAYNVEVGNGNELVIANKSFPFDVGLVNGSKVIDLGQRADVELDVRGGVPPYLVEIGNETFIDLFVGNTYYSFLPNGTGDLTYPITVEDLYGNTKSLDYSLRVNPDPTVSLSVPRNDTDVGLPITLTPNVRGGTPPYNETWYVNGVQVPANGAFNFSSPGTYNLTLKVVDSVGYAVEKSVTVEVYKDPSLTVSTNQTVTDQGVPIGLNITGYYGVPPYTVKVYVNGTLENASVTQTGVRVPLDLAPGVYSVEVKLTDSAGYQVDKTVILRFNQDPTLAVNEVAQGSFFVTATSVTISGGAYQGTPPYTYTVYVNGNKYYNGNDLSLSVPLSLGKNNITVVVKDSSGVSITRTILVYSGYDWADIAALIAVVIIASLVLIFLKKRRR from the coding sequence ATGAGAAGGTTAATAGTACTAATACTAGTCCTATCTAGCCTTTTTTCTCTATTTACGACCATAAACAGTCTGAGTTACGTGATATCGTGCCACATAGTAGACCTACCCCCGGGTTACTTCGAGTGTATTTACCAGTACGTAAATAACGGCCTTTACGTAGTCTACTACTCCACAGCACCGGTGTACTTTGCAGTACAGACCGTTAGCGGGTATACGGCTTTCTCTACGCAAGGGACTTCGTATTACGGGTACATCAGCCTACCGGAGGGCGAATATAAAGTCCTTTTCGTGAACAACATGACGGACAGCAACGTGACGATACAAGTTTACCTGGGGGACGGCAGGCCTTACCCCACCGGTATAGCCGATTACGGTATAGATGCGAGTAACGGGGTAGCCCGCCCCTACGTCGAAAAGTTTAACGGAGTGGTAGGTGTAGCTCAGGTATACTCTATTTCAGCCTATAACGCCTCCATAAACAGTTACGGTGCGTCACTACAGCTCAACACAGTCCTCCAAGTAAACACCGTGCAGGGGAGCCAAGAGTACTGGTTACAAAACGTGGTCCAGTTCAGTACGAACACCAGCCAGTACAGAGTCGTCGACAACGTCTGGAATTACACGTCCTACCCCAGCGTGTTAAACAGCAGTGCCATTACCGGGGAGGGGACCGTCGCGTCTACACTTGAGGGCACACACTTGAACTACTACTACGTCTACTCCACTAACTGGTTCAACACGACATACCCCTTATATACGGCCCTGCTCATTAAGGTGGCCACTGTACCGCAAGGTGTAAGAGTGGTCTTCAGCTACCTCAACGGTACGTCTTTCACTGACTACGACAACGTTACCATCAAGGTAGGGGGTGTTACATCAGCTTACCTCCTAGTCGACGGGTATAACACGACGGGCAGCGGGAACGCTTACGATACGGAACTCGTGTTCGGCGGCGAGTGTAATGGTGAAATTACACAATTCGACCAAATCAACGCTACAATCTACATGTTTTACCTAAATAACACCGGCGTACTTACCCCTAAGTCCTTGTCCCCCTTCGGACTGGACACGGCAGAGGCTTCTGATAACTTGTTTACTGTCCCCTACCAAGGTGCATATAACGTCGAAGTAGGTAACGGGAACGAGTTAGTGATAGCTAATAAGAGTTTCCCATTTGATGTAGGGCTCGTCAACGGGTCTAAGGTAATAGACCTAGGGCAGAGGGCTGACGTGGAGCTAGACGTCCGAGGAGGCGTACCGCCTTACTTAGTGGAGATAGGGAACGAGACCTTTATCGACTTATTTGTAGGAAACACTTACTACTCCTTCTTACCTAACGGGACCGGGGACTTGACTTACCCAATTACGGTAGAAGACTTATACGGCAATACTAAGAGTTTAGACTACTCGCTGAGGGTCAACCCCGACCCTACCGTAAGTTTATCGGTCCCGCGGAACGACACCGACGTGGGTTTACCCATAACCCTCACCCCTAATGTGCGGGGAGGGACCCCTCCCTATAACGAGACTTGGTACGTAAACGGAGTTCAAGTTCCCGCTAACGGGGCCTTTAACTTCTCTTCACCGGGGACGTACAACTTGACACTGAAGGTCGTCGACTCCGTAGGCTACGCGGTAGAGAAGTCGGTAACGGTCGAGGTGTATAAAGACCCCTCATTGACAGTAAGCACTAACCAGACCGTGACTGACCAAGGCGTACCTATAGGGCTAAACATAACGGGGTATTACGGTGTTCCCCCCTACACGGTAAAGGTCTACGTAAACGGGACGTTGGAGAACGCGTCAGTTACACAGACGGGAGTCCGGGTACCGCTCGACTTGGCACCGGGCGTTTACTCGGTCGAAGTAAAGTTGACAGACTCAGCGGGTTACCAAGTGGACAAGACTGTTATACTGAGGTTTAACCAAGACCCCACCTTGGCGGTAAACGAAGTGGCCCAAGGTAGCTTCTTCGTGACGGCGACCTCTGTGACCATATCGGGTGGGGCATACCAAGGTACTCCACCTTACACATATACGGTATACGTAAACGGAAACAAGTACTACAACGGGAACGATTTATCGTTAAGTGTCCCCCTCAGTCTGGGCAAAAACAACATCACCGTAGTGGTGAAGGACTCATCGGGCGTATCCATTACAAGGACTATCCTAGTGTATAGCGGTTACGACTGGGCCGACATCGCGGCACTCATCGCAGTAGTCATCATCGCCTCTTTAGTCTTAATCTTCTTGAAGAAGAGGAGGAGATAA
- a CDS encoding AAA family ATPase, whose product MEEIGKYKEVVQAVEVYSLRGISVADHETLDPPRLLPKKINVITGCNGSFKTTFLEALTVSLFMTSANIPRTVLGLASTLRMDPLWYYLLARDGVDMSVNGYRVTSASLDDLKQVGPVVAIVNPVGFKLSKDGDTRILRVDLTSVLPQSVGITLRSETRKPLPNFTFISFSMPNPITPDFVNNFSPLINFSKVKELLKKVLGFDLIGVKVDELNRMNFVVAEGDRDVEIQLLGSGFASLLLLILASSNDVVIHDNIENHLHPQLMLKAIDLMRQSSSQWFITTQSIEFLNYLLTAYPEGVMIYEFLKRDKVHVRQIEGKKAKELIDELYEDLRGLC is encoded by the coding sequence ATGGAAGAAATAGGGAAGTATAAAGAGGTCGTCCAAGCCGTAGAGGTCTATAGCCTCAGAGGCATAAGTGTTGCAGACCACGAGACGCTGGACCCTCCTAGGCTTTTACCCAAGAAAATTAACGTGATTACGGGCTGTAACGGCTCCTTTAAGACGACTTTCCTCGAGGCCCTCACTGTCTCGCTTTTTATGACCTCTGCCAACATCCCCAGGACGGTTTTAGGGCTTGCATCGACTTTAAGGATGGACCCCCTGTGGTATTACTTATTGGCTAGGGACGGGGTCGACATGTCCGTAAACGGGTATAGGGTTACATCGGCGTCTTTAGATGACCTTAAACAAGTAGGCCCGGTCGTTGCAATTGTTAACCCCGTCGGTTTTAAACTATCTAAGGATGGTGACACAAGGATATTACGGGTGGACCTAACTTCGGTTTTACCTCAATCCGTCGGGATTACCCTTCGTAGTGAGACAAGGAAACCTTTGCCTAATTTCACTTTCATCTCTTTCTCTATGCCAAACCCGATAACTCCTGACTTCGTGAATAACTTCTCTCCCTTAATAAACTTTTCAAAGGTTAAGGAACTCCTGAAGAAGGTGTTAGGCTTCGACCTAATAGGCGTAAAGGTCGACGAATTAAACAGGATGAACTTTGTAGTAGCTGAAGGTGATAGGGATGTAGAAATACAACTCTTAGGTAGTGGTTTCGCCTCTCTTCTGTTACTTATTTTGGCATCGAGTAACGACGTCGTGATTCATGACAACATAGAGAACCATTTACACCCCCAGTTAATGTTAAAGGCTATAGACCTAATGAGGCAGAGTAGCTCCCAGTGGTTTATAACTACACAAAGTATAGAATTCCTTAACTATTTACTTACAGCATACCCTGAAGGTGTGATGATTTACGAATTCCTTAAGAGGGACAAGGTACACGTCAGACAGATAGAAGGTAAAAAAGCTAAGGAACTTATTGATGAGTTATATGAAGACTTAAGAGGGCTCTGTTAG